From a single Planococcus shenhongbingii genomic region:
- a CDS encoding glucose 1-dehydrogenase — translation MIDFTDKVVLITGGGSGLGRAAALAIAKQGAKLVLVDMNKEALEESKTEILEAAQNAAVELVEANVTNEEEVQKYVQFTVDTFGKIDGFFNNAGIEGKQNLTEDYGSDEFQKVISVNLNGVFYGMKYVLKVMKKQGYGSIVNTASVGGIRGVGNQSGYAASKHGVVGLTRNSGIEYGQYGISINAIAPGAIMTPMVEGSLKQMAGDNWEAAGQEFVSVNPMKRFGKPEEVGNLVAFLLSDSSRFINATVVNIDGGQSYKY, via the coding sequence ATGATTGATTTCACAGACAAAGTTGTATTGATTACCGGAGGCGGTTCGGGGCTTGGGCGTGCAGCTGCTTTAGCGATTGCCAAACAAGGCGCAAAACTTGTACTGGTCGACATGAATAAAGAAGCGCTCGAGGAAAGCAAGACAGAAATCCTTGAAGCGGCGCAGAATGCTGCGGTTGAACTTGTTGAAGCAAACGTAACAAATGAAGAAGAAGTTCAAAAGTATGTCCAGTTCACGGTCGACACTTTCGGGAAAATTGATGGCTTTTTCAACAATGCTGGCATCGAAGGAAAACAGAACCTGACAGAAGATTACGGTTCTGATGAATTCCAAAAAGTAATCAGTGTTAACTTGAACGGCGTGTTCTACGGCATGAAGTACGTCTTGAAAGTCATGAAAAAGCAAGGCTATGGTTCAATTGTCAATACAGCATCTGTCGGTGGAATCCGCGGAGTCGGCAATCAGTCCGGCTATGCAGCAAGCAAGCACGGCGTGGTTGGCTTAACTCGCAACTCCGGCATCGAATATGGCCAGTACGGCATCAGCATCAATGCGATTGCACCCGGTGCAATCATGACGCCGATGGTGGAAGGTTCCCTCAAGCAAATGGCAGGCGACAACTGGGAAGCTGCCGGCCAGGAATTCGTCAGTGTCAACCCCATGAAACGTTTCGGCAAACCGGAAGAAGTCGGCAATCTTGTCGCTTTCCTTCTCTCTGACAGTTCCCGCTTTATCAACGCAACTGTCGTCAA
- a CDS encoding alpha/beta fold hydrolase — MAEKMIHSDGIELFTESFGDPTDTPLLLIMGAMSSMVYWDEEFCRKLANQGRFVIRYDNRDVGRSTCYEPGKLNYTVSDMADDILRIMDAYGLGKAHLIGMSLGGMLAQIAAIKYPERIQSITLISSGIIETDESREFPPMDERILAYHARSAELDWSDKAAVADYLVTGSRLLSGSKHSFDAERAAVQVHQEIERANNLLSMFNHALLESDESFQGTSKQVTVPVLIIHGTEDTILPYGHALALMEEIPHAKLVRLEGTGHELPAGDWDEIIKAITSHTAI; from the coding sequence ATGGCAGAAAAGATGATTCACAGCGATGGCATAGAATTATTCACGGAAAGCTTTGGCGATCCAACTGACACGCCCCTTCTTTTGATCATGGGGGCGATGTCTTCGATGGTGTATTGGGATGAGGAGTTTTGCCGGAAACTGGCGAACCAAGGCCGCTTCGTAATCCGCTATGATAACCGCGATGTCGGCCGTTCCACTTGCTATGAGCCTGGAAAACTGAATTACACGGTATCGGATATGGCCGACGATATTCTCCGTATCATGGATGCTTATGGCCTTGGAAAAGCACATCTTATTGGCATGTCGCTTGGGGGGATGCTGGCACAGATTGCCGCAATCAAATATCCGGAACGCATTCAAAGCATCACATTGATTTCATCAGGCATAATTGAAACCGACGAATCCCGTGAATTTCCTCCGATGGACGAACGGATCCTTGCCTATCATGCAAGGAGCGCTGAGCTCGATTGGAGCGACAAAGCAGCGGTTGCCGATTATCTGGTGACAGGATCCCGCCTCTTGTCCGGTTCCAAACATTCTTTTGATGCTGAACGTGCAGCGGTGCAAGTCCATCAGGAAATTGAGCGCGCCAATAATTTGCTGAGTATGTTCAATCATGCCTTGCTTGAATCTGACGAGTCTTTCCAAGGTACTTCCAAGCAAGTGACTGTGCCTGTGCTCATCATTCATGGGACGGAAGATACCATCTTGCCATACGGGCATGCTCTCGCTTTGATGGAAGAAATTCCTCATGCCAAGCTGGTGCGCCTTGAAGGGACCGGGCACGAACTCCCCGCTGGCGACTGGGATGAAATCATTAAAGCGATTACTTCCCACACCGCAATTTAA